The window GAATTCTGGATGACTGCACGTGGTTTTGCTTTCAATTAAAACAACACGTTCCATTTCGTTTCTATAAGTCTATTCTCAATTTTATGAATCTCCCAAAAAAGCTCTTTAAAGCATGAAGATATCTGTAATTGGTGCCGGTTTAGGGGGATTGTCAGCAGCTTGTTTGCTTGCTGCAAAGGGACATCAGGTTACCGTTTTTGAGAAGAATGAGAATACCGGGGGAAAGATGAATATCATCGAGACTGATGGATATCGGTTTGACACGGGCCCCAGTCTTTTAACCATGCCATTCATCCTTGAAAAGTTGTTTAAAGAGTGCGGAGCTGATCTGAATGATTATCTCTCGCTTGAACCCTTAGATCCCATCTGCAGGTATTTTTATCCGGATGGAACTGTTTTCAACAATTATGAAGACAAAGAAGCAACAAAGGATGAAATCACGGCTTTTGCTCCACAAGATGCAGACTCCTATCCGGAGTTCTTAGAATACGCCCGGTCGCTGTACCACAAAACAGCGGATGCATTCATTTTTAACCCTTTGTTTGGCTTTAGCGACCTGAAAGAGTTAGACCTCCTGAGTTTCTTCGGCATTGATGCCTTTACAACAGTAAGTAAGCGAGTGGATAGTTCCTTTGAATCGCCATACCTAAGAAAATTCTTTAAGCGCTTTACCACATACAACGGTTCTTCCCCTTTCCTTGCTCCGGCAACCCTGAATGTAATTCCCCACGTGGAAATAAATCAGGGTGGGTATTATGTGAAGGACGGTTTATACAAAGTGGCCGAGGCGCTGACCACATTGGCTGAGTCGCTGGGTGTTGAATTCTTGTTTAATGCTGAAATTACTTCCATTGAAGTAGATCAATCCAAAGCAACCGGCATTAAGCTACGTTCCGGCAAAAAGGTAGAGTCTGATTTAGTGATATCAAACAG of the Gracilimonas sediminicola genome contains:
- a CDS encoding phytoene desaturase family protein, yielding MKISVIGAGLGGLSAACLLAAKGHQVTVFEKNENTGGKMNIIETDGYRFDTGPSLLTMPFILEKLFKECGADLNDYLSLEPLDPICRYFYPDGTVFNNYEDKEATKDEITAFAPQDADSYPEFLEYARSLYHKTADAFIFNPLFGFSDLKELDLLSFFGIDAFTTVSKRVDSSFESPYLRKFFKRFTTYNGSSPFLAPATLNVIPHVEINQGGYYVKDGLYKVAEALTTLAESLGVEFLFNAEITSIEVDQSKATGIKLRSGKKVESDLVISNSDTTETIAHLLPNDSISKRKRDKAKSIEPSCSGFVLMLGTDKKFEQLAHHNIFFSEDYEKEFKQIFEDRVMPDDPTIYIANTSYSDPHHAHEHGSNLFILINAPYLSDHYNWDEQAMSYGDKVIRELEQRGLEHLSEHIQFRKTITPNDFYQKYRSNKGSIYGTSSNSKFSAFLRPRNKSREIEKLYFVGGSTHPGGGIPLVVQSAFNAVELIERYEFD